The nucleotide window ATACAGCCAAAGCACCGGGCCGCGCACGCCCGTCAGGGAGAACTTTCCTGCCGATTCGATCGGATCGAGGGAGACGTATCCTTCCCAGTTGAGCAATTCCTCCTTGCGGACTTCCGCGCTGAACGCATACGTGCTTTCTCCGCCGCGCCGGGTCGTGAAATTCTGGAGTCTGATCTCGATGGGGACGATCGAAACTTCAAAGGGCTGGCGCTTCGATTCGTCACGAAACTCGACGATGCCGCTGTCGATCTGCAACAGCCTGATTTCGATGGGGGGAAGCGGCTTTTTGTCTTCCTGACGTCGGGTGTCGCCGGCGTCCTCGGAGGTCGCCGTCGTACCACCGGAGACCTTGGCCAGCTCAAGGAGATTGAGTTGGCCGGTCGGCAGAATGCGGACCGACACGAAGGGGATGGCGAGTGTAATTTCGTCGAATCGGTACGCCCGCCGCACCAACGAGGATATCTCGAAATTGACATGGAGCCGCTCGAATCCCAGCAGTGCGGTTTGGTCGGCCTCCCGTATTTCGAAGCCGGTGACGGTGATTGACAGCGCGAAGGGGTTGATCTGCACGGCCTGGACAAGAACCGGCCGACCGAGCTGTTCCGCCACGGTCGGAAGGACGTAGGATTTGATCACATAGGGAAGAAGAAAAAATCCCGTCACCGCATAGACGGCCAGCAGGATGACTGCCGAAATCACGAGCGGAATCGGTCGGAAAAACCTGCGCATGAGGTCTCAAGCCCCTGAAAGCTCAATACGAGGAGGAAACTATAGAAGAGGCTGGTTCGCGATGTCCACAGGAGTTTATCCGCCGGCGATGATCAAGAGAGGCTTCGTCTGGTGAGCCGGCGGACCGCGCAAGAACGACTGTCTGGGAACACTGAAGGTGTGTATCCGCGGGCGCAATGGAGATAGGCTGCGCCTGAATAGCCCGCGGCCCACACGAAGAACCAAGCCTGGAAATCACTGAAGGTGTTTATCCGCCGGCGATGATCAAGAGAGGCTTCGCCTGGTGAGCCGGCGGAACGCGCAAGCGAGGTTTGGTGCGCCCGGCTGGAATCGAACCAGCGACCCTCAGCTTAGAAGGCTGATGCTCTATCCGACTGAGCTACGGGCGCGTTCTTCTGTTTCAGTCCAACGAAGGCGCACGCATCATTTGCGCCTGAGCTATGAGGAATAGTTGTGAACCTCTTGGACGGCTTGCGTCAAGTCCGGACTTGATCTTCCATGTCGACGGTCCCGCTCACCTATGACCCAGTCAGGCCAAGTCTGAATGATGCCAGTCCCGATGAGCGGCAGGCGCAGATCTCACGAAAGGGATTCGTTACGAACTCCTTTGAATGAGCGTTCCCTCTTTGAAGAGTCCGTGGTGGAAAGGCCGGGTCAGATTGTGATACACCGGAACGGCCTCATCAGTAGCGCACGATCGTGGGTTCCACTCTTCGAACCGATCCCCCTCATTCGGGGGGTAGGACGATCTAGGAAAACTGCGTATCCTGGGTTTTAGGTTATGAGACTGCTCGTTCTGTTCGTTACGTTGTTCTTGGTTGCGTGCTCCAGTGGGGGGGACAAGTCTCAACCTCAAAGCACTACGGTGGTGGAACCGCAGGCCCCGACGCAGCCAGGTGTTCCTCCTCCGGGGAACCCCAACCCCAACGCGCCTACAACCCCACCGGCTACGCCTCCGGTCATTCCTCCGGCCGGGGCTCGGACACCGCTTCCCCCGTGGCTGTCGTACTGTGATGATGCGGGATGTCGCAATCAAACTCCGGTCGTCCTCTCCACCTGCGGTGGAACGTGTCGAGCGACGACGATCATCCCGTCGATCGATGGCATCCGAATCAGCGGCCTTGCGTTCCCCGTCCTCGGGGCATCACCAGAATTGATCAGCGGGTCGGCGGATGTCGTTGCCACGGTGTACCCGCAAGGCCCCAGTGCGTTTGTGACCGTACCCTATGCACCCTCTATCGTGCTGTCCACCGAGACCGATGTCATGGTGACCTGGTATGAACTGCCCCCTGTCTGGGGCGGCATCACTCCAGTGGACTTTGTGACCGACCAACGGACCGATCCCATGACCGGCTTGCGGACAGTGTTTTATCGGCAGGCCTCCTTCCAAGCGGGAAACGCCGGAATGGAAATTTTCACGAACGCTCTCGCGATTCAATCCGCCGAACGGAGGCTGACAAGGGTCGGCTCAGATCCGATCACCGCGCTGGTCATGCCGACAGAGTTGGCCACCTCGCAGCATGGCGAGGGGAATTTCAGCTACAGCAATGGGGTAATTACGGCGAATTATGCGCATCCTTTGTATTTCAACTCGTTCGGAGGGCTGGTCCAGACTGTCACTCCGCGAATCGCGCATGAGATCGCGCATCAACTCTTCAACGAAATCTCAGGGTTCTTCGCCGGAGACCATTCCTGTTTCAACGAAGGCCAGGCCGACGCACTGGCCTACAGTTCCGGCTTCCTGCCGCTGGATCAATTCGGCCCGAGAGGCCTTCGAGGCATCGACTACACCAAGGGATGCGATCAACTCAGCGAAAGTCATGACATCGGCAACTGCTATTTCTGGCCGCTATTCGAGCGAGGACTCCTGACCCCGCAATTTTGGGAGCGGCTCTATCATCCCACACGCTCCTACAATTTCGAGAGCTGTACTCCAGCGAACCGGAGGACGGGCAACAGCCTGTTCGTCATGTTCACGGACGCGACCGGCGGGGTTGATCTACGGGGTGCGTTCGACGCCTATCATGTGCCGCATGCCGCAACCTATGCCGATGCGTTGGCGGAACTCTGACGCAGCCGTTCACGGCAGTGACGCAGGGTTGAAATACTCATATCCAAAGTAGAAAGCAGGGAGGATGGGACGGAAGTTGCCCGGTTATGCCTGAGCCGGTGTGAGATCCTTCTGCCCGACGCAGCGCATCTTGGATCACGCCGCAGAACGGCAACTCTTCAGTAATAGGCTGCTAGAGCGCACCAGAGAGAAAACCCCGAGGACCAGACGCCAGACCAAGAAAGCGGGCTCACTGGCGTGAAGAAAGCCCACGCAAGCCAAAAGGTCGGTCCCGCAGTCATGGCAATCAGAAACAGAGGATTGCGATAGAGAGGGGGCAGCAACCTACACCGACAAATTCCACAATGCCTATTGGCGAATCAGATAAGGGCAAGACACACCCTCTCGCTAAGTTCCACAAAGTGTGCACGGCGTCACGACTTTCCAAGAAGTCGGTCTACTTCTTGGTCTGAGGTCTTAGACGTCGTACCCAAAAAGCGAGGCTGAGCATCAACAGCGCCGGCAGAACTACATCGGTGCTTGAGGAGTTCAGTGTGCAGCCGCCGCCACCAGGATTGGAAGGAGCGGGAACAGGACTAGTGGTAACTGTGTTACTAAAAGTGGCCGTGACGGTGGCGTCAGCATTCACTGAACAGATACCCATGCTGCTGCACCCACCACCGGTCCAGCCGGCAAAGGTCGAGCCGTCTGTCGCTACTGCGGTGAGAGTGACACTCGTCCCTTCATTAAATTGAGTTGAGCAAGTGGCGCCACAATTAATGGCAACCGGGTTGGACCTCACCGTCCCGCTGCCCGAGCCTGCCTTGTTGATAGTCAGGGTGAACGGCTTCGTAAAAGTGGCCGTAACTGTGGCTTCAGCATTCACCGAACAGACGCCCGTACCGCTGCACCCACCGCCGGTCCAGCCGGCAAAGGTCGAGCCGTCTGTCGCTACTGCGGTGAGAGTGACACTCGTCCCTTCATTAAATTGAGTTGAGCAAGTGGTGCCACAATTAATGGCAACCGGGTTGGACCTCACCGTCCCGCTGCCCGAGCCTGCCTTGTTGATAGTCAGGGTGAACAAATTCGGAAACGTCCGCATGAGTTCCGCAATCGCCTCCTTCAAGTTCGGACGAGGCCCGATATTTTCAGACGTATTCCCCAATTGAGGACTCCCCGTCTGCACCAACAATGTGCGCAATTGTAGGGGAGTGAGAGGTACCCGTAATCGGCTAAACGCGATACCTTGGAGGTTGGTAGCGGCGCCGGCTACAATCGGCGAGGCACTCGACGTACCGCTAAAAGTTTGTGTATACCAAAAGTCAGGATTGTTAGAAGCGTCAGAATTCTTATGCGAAAGGCCGTATCCTGTAGTTGAGACCCCAAAGCCCCACCCCTGCAGATCGATCCGACTTCCGTAACTAGAAAACACTGTGCGTTGGCGATCGGCGCCACTGCTCGGGTGATTTCCTGCACCCACAATGATTGCTCCAGAATCTTGGACGGTCCGATTGAAAAAGTCGCCGCAGCTAGGCTGATCCAAGTTCACATTTCCATTGCCGGCTGCCTCAATGACGACATATCCCTCCGCGACCGCGGTTTGAATTGCGTCGAAGACATCGGAAATCCATTCTACCGGTCCCCAGTCAAATTCACC belongs to Nitrospira sp. and includes:
- a CDS encoding S8 family serine peptidase codes for the protein MNLWFEFTLQQGTDAVAFLKELRDLPSVEIAEPAPLPQPLSAITPDFSGNQGYLDVAPGGIEARFSFGIPGGNGNGVTIYDIEYSWHQTHEDLSKAHGLPLLVNPGDLLFDPFHDDNHGTAVLGEMIADKDAKGMTGISWGANIGLAPAQTINKGYNPANAILLAVADGSPGDIILLEQQAAVCGLGEFDWGPVEWISDVFDAIQTAVAEGYVVIEAAGNGNVNLDQPSCGDFFNRTVQDSGAIIVGAGNHPSSGADRQRTVFSSYGSRIDLQGWGFGVSTTGYGLSHKNSDASNNPDFWYTQTFSGTSSASPIVAGAATNLQGIAFSRLRVPLTPLQLRTLLVQTGSPQLGNTSENIGPRPNLKEAIAELMRTFPNLFTLTINKAGSGSGTVRSNPVAINCGTTCSTQFNEGTSVTLTAVATDGSTFAGWTGGGCSGTGVCSVNAEATVTATFTKPFTLTINKAGSGSGTVRSNPVAINCGATCSTQFNEGTSVTLTAVATDGSTFAGWTGGGCSSMGICSVNADATVTATFSNTVTTSPVPAPSNPGGGGCTLNSSSTDVVLPALLMLSLAFWVRRLRPQTKK